One Myotis daubentonii chromosome 3, mMyoDau2.1, whole genome shotgun sequence genomic window carries:
- the EXOSC10 gene encoding exosome component 10 isoform X2, whose product MAPPSPAEPKAPAPSSAAKSEEEMVLPGFPDADSFVKFALGSVVAVTKASGGLPQFGDEYDFYRSFPGFQVFCETQGDRLLQCMSKVMQYHGCRSNIKDRSKVTELEDKFDLLVDTNDVILERVGILLDEASGVNKNQQPVLPTGLQVPKTIVSSWNRKAGEYSKKTKSETFRLLHAKNIIRPQLKFREKIDNSNTPFRPKIFIKPNAQKPLPQALSRERRECPQDRPEDLDVPAALADFIHQQRTQQVEQDMFAHPYQYELDHFTPPDAVLQKPQPQLYRPVGETPCHFVSSLDELVELNEKLLKCQEFAIDLEHHSYRSFLGLTCLMQISTRTEDFIVDTLELRSDMYILNESLTDPAIVKVFHGADSDIEWLQKDFGLYVVNMFDTHQAARLLNLGRHSLDHLLKHYCNVESNKQYQLADWRIRPLPEEMLNYARDDTHYLLYIYDKMRLELWERGNGQPVQLQVVWQRSRDICLKKFIKPIFTDESYLELYRKQKKHLNTQQLTAFQLLFAWRDKTARREDESYGYVLPNHMMLKIAEELPKEPQGIIACCNPVPPLVRQQINEMHLLIQQARDMPLLKSEVAAGVKKSGPLPNPERLENVLFGPHDCSHAPSDGYPVTPANGPVPVQKQASLFPAGREDKALLDSKCLIATAVITLFNEPSAEEHGKAPLTVAQKKAQNIMESFENPFRMFLPSIEHHAHISQAAKFDPSSKIYEHYE is encoded by the exons ATGGCGCCTCCCAGTCCCGCGGAGCCTAAGGCCCCAGCCCCGTCGAGTGCGGCCAAGTCCGAGGAAGAGATGGTGCTGCCGGGATTTCCGGACGCAGACAGTTTCGTGAAG TTTGCTCTTGGGTCAGTAGTGGCCGTCACCAAGGCATCTGGGGGCCTACCACAGTTTGGCGATGAGTATGATTTTTACCGAAGTTTTCCTGGCTTCCAGGTATTTTGTGAAACACAGGGAGACAGGTTGCTTCAATG CATGAGCAAGGTAATGCAGTACCATGGATGTCGAAGCAACATTAAGGATCGAAGTAAAGTGACTGAGTTGGAGGACAAGTTTGATTTACTAGTTGATACCAATGATGTTATTCTGGAAAGAGTG GGTATTTTACTGGATGAAGCATCAGGTGTGAATAAGAATCAGCAGCCCGTCCTCCCCACAGGACTACAGGTCCCCAAAACAATCGTGTCCAGCTGGAACCGCAAG GCAGGAGAAtatagcaaaaaaacaaaatctgaaaCTTTCCGGCTGCTTCATGCAAAAAACATCATCCGACCTCAGCTTAAATTCCGAGAGAAGATTGACAATTCCAACACTCCATTTCGTCCTAAAATCTTCATCAAGCCCAATGCCCAGAAACCCCTCCCTCAGG CACTCTCCAGAGAAAGGAGGGAGTGCCCACAGGATCGTCCTGAGGACTTGGATGTCCCCGCTGCTCTGGCAGATTTCATCCATCAGCAGAGAACGCAGCAAGTGGAGCAGGACAT GTTTGCACACCCTTATCAATACGAACTAGATCACTTCACTCCACCGGATGCAGTCCTTCAAAAGCCACAACCCCAG TTATATAGGCCTGTGGGAGAGACACCCTGCCATTTTGTATCTTCCCTGGATGAACTAGTGGAACTCAATGAGAAGCTCCTGAAATGTCAAGAATTTGCCATAGACTTGGAG CACCATTCTTACAGGAGCTTCCTGGGGCTGACCTGCCTCATGCAGATTTCCACCCGGACCGAAGACTTCATTGTGGACACCCTGGAGCTGCGAAGTGACATGTACATTCTCAACGAGAGCCTCACAGACCCAGCTATTGTCAAG GTCTTCCATGGTGCTGATTCAGACATAGAATGGCTGCAGAAGGACTTCGGGCTGTACGTCGTGAACATGTTTGATACCCATCAGGCAGCGCGCCTTCTTAACCTGGGCAGGCATTCGCTCGACCATCTGCTGAAACACTACTGCAATGTGGAATCAAACAAGCAGTACCAGCTGGCTGATTGGAGAATACG GCCTCTGCCCGAGGAAATGCTCAACTACGCCCGAGATGACACCCATTACTTGCTTTACATCTATGATAAAATGCGGTTGGAACTGTGGGAGCGAGGCAACGGCCAGCCCGTCCAGTTGCAGGTGGTGTGGCAGCGCAGCAGGGATATCTGCCTCAAG AAATTCATCAAACCTATCTTCACGGATGAGTCCTACCTTGAACTATATAGGAAGCAAAAGAAGCACCTCAACACGCAGCAGCTGACAGCCTTCCAGCTGCTGTTTGCCTGGAGGGACAAGACCGCTCGGAGGGAAGATGAAAGTTACGG ATACGTCCTGCCAAACCACATGATGCTAAAGATAGCCGAAGAGCTGCCTAA GGAACCTCAGGGCATCATAGCTTGCTGCAACCCTGTACCCCCTCTCGTACGGCAGCAAATCAACGAGATGCATCTTTTAATCCAGCAAGCTCGGGACATGCCCCTGCTCAAG tctgaAGTAGCGGCTGGAGTGAAAAAGAGTGGACCACTGCCGAATCCTGAG AGGTTGGAGAACGTTCTCTTTGGACCTCACGACTGCTCCCACGCCCCTTCAGATGGCTATCCTGTCACCCCAGCCAACG GGCCTGTGCCAGTGCAGAAACAGGCCAGCCTCTTCCCTGCCGGAAGAGAGGACAAGGCCCTGCTGGACTCCAAATGCCTTATCGCTACCGCCGTCATCACATTATTCAAC